The Corynebacterium mycetoides genome includes the window GACACGCCGACGGTGATGAGGAAGCTCCAGAACCACGCGCTGGCGTCCATCTCGGCGTCGACCAATGCGCCGGTGAGGAACACCGCAGCTACGGGCAGCACGACGTTGACGATGATGACGAGCAATCTCGCGACCGCAATCTGCATGTTCGTCAGGGGAGTCAGCGCTAGCTGCCGCCCCCATCCGCTGTTGTGCTCCACGACCACCAACGATGATTGGGAAACAGCTCCAGAAATGCCCGCGTAGAGGGCCATGCCGAGCATGACGAAGGCGGCGACATTGCCGTTGCCCAGTTCATCGCCTGAATACTGCTGGGCAGCACCGAAAATGAGGTAGAGAATCACCGGAAGAACGATGTTGAAGAACAGCGAAGAGGCATCGGATTTGAGGCGTTTGAGGTTGTGCAGTGCGAACTTCAGGGTGGTCATGGCTGCTCCTTATCTGAGGTGAGCGCGACGAAGGAGTCCTCCAGGGACGTTCTGGTGATGGTCAGGTCGTGCGCGTCGGTCTCGGTGAGTAGTTTCCGGGCGTAGGAATCGGCGTCGCTGGTGGTGACGTCGATAAGCCCCTGCGATGACTGCGCTGTGACCCGCTTTTTGTTCGCGTCGGCAGTGAGTTGGTCTGTCGGCCCATCCGCGATGACCTGGCCGTGGTCGAGCACGATGATGCGTTCGGCCAGGTTCTCTGCTTCTTCGAGGTAGTGTGTGGAGAAGATGATGGTGCGTCCGGAGTGGGCCTGGGCGCGCATCGTGTCCCAGAACTCGTGGCGGCTGGTGGCGTCCATGCCGGTGGTTGGTTCGTCGAGGATGAGAATGTCCGGCTTGCCCAGCAACGCAATCGCGAAACGAATGCGCTGTTGCTCGCCGCCAGAGCATTTGCCCACCCGGCGGTTCTGAATCTTGGTGAGATTCGCCTGCTCGATCGCAGCCTCCACGCCGATGGAATCGCGGTGCGTGGAGTTGATCATGGCCAGGGTGTCTTTGACGGTGACAGTGTCGAGGAGACCGCCGGTTTGCATCACCGCACCGATGCGTGCGTCCCGGATGGCCTGCGCCGGGGTCATGTCGGCCACGCGTACTGTGCCGCTTGTCGGCTTGGTCAATCCGAGAATGAGGTCCACCAGGGTGGTTTTGCCTGCTCCGTTGCGCCCAAGCAGGCCGACGATTTCACCGCGGCCAATGCTCAGGCTGACATCTTCAACGGCTTTCACCGATCCGAAATGCTTGCTCACGTTTTGTGTTTCGATCATGCTTCACATTCCACTGCGCGCCGGGAAGGCGAGCGTAGCCCTGCTGTCACGATCTCGGCGTGACAGTTGTCATGGGTGTTAGCCTGGGGTCAAGATTGCGAACCGATCGAAAAAAGGAGCATTAGTTATGTTCACCCGTTCCCGCGACGAAGTGGAAAAGGTCGAGTGGGGCGGCGGCACCTCTGAGCGTGTCGTCACCGCCAAGGACAACATGGGCTTCGCCATCGCCCACACTGTTGTCCGTGCTGGCACTGAGTCCAAGCTGCAGTACCGTAATCACCTCGAGGCTTGCTACTGCATCGGCGGTTCCGGCGAGGTCGAGGACACCGAGGGCAACGTGTACCCCATCACTCCGGGCACGGTGTATGTGCTTGATGAGCACGACGCCCACTACCTCCGCGGCGGCAAGGACGAGGACCTCATCCTGGTCTCCGTGTTCAACCCGGCCATCACCGGCGATGAGAAGCACGAGCTGACCGCCGACGGCTTCAGCTCCTACTAAACCCTTACTGAACACGGTAAAACCCCAGGGACTCCGCAATGCGGAGTCTCTTTTGGCGTGCAAGGGGTGCCAGGAGCACTATGAACACTGACCGAATCCGCCGCGCCGTTCTCATCGTTGCGCTGCTGAACCTGCTCTACTTCTTCATCGAGTTCGCCGCGGCCGTGATGATTGGCTCAGCCTCGTTGTTCGCCGACTCGGCCGACTTCCTGGAGGACACCGCAATCAACCTGCTGGTGTTCTTTGCAGTGGCGAGGCCCGCGTCGCGACGTCGGAAAGCGGGAAGCGTGCTCGCGGCGCTCATCCTGATTCCTGCGATCGCAGCGATCGTGATGGTTGTGACCAAGATTCTCAACCCGGAGCCGCCATCGGCGGAAGGGCTGACGGCGGTGGCGTTCGGTGCGCTGGTGGTCAACGTCATTTGCGCAGTGATCTTGCTGCGCTTGCGCGACGAAGGATCCTCGCTCGCGACGGGTGCGTGGCTCGCTGCGCGTAACGACGCCTTGGCAAACCTCCTCATCATCCTCGCTGGTCTGCTGACGTTCGTGTGGCCGACCGCGTGGTTCGACATCGTCGTCGGAGCCATCATCGCAGTGGTCAACTTGTCGGCGGCCAAGGAGGTGTGGGAGGAATCCCGCGAGGAGCATGACTCCGTCGAAGAGGCGTTTGCAGATATGGAGGACTAGCAAAACCCGATAGGGTAGCTAGAACACCTGTCACCGACGGCAGAAAGGGTCTGTCCATGTCAACCACAGTGGAAAGCCACGGCAAGCGAGGCAAGAGGAAATCGGGATGGCTGGGGCCGGGGTTGCTGATTAGCGCCTCCTTCATCGGCCCGGGCACGGTCACGACGGCAACAGTCACCGGCGCGAGCTACGGATTCGCTCTGACGTGGACAATCGTGTTCTCCATCGTGGCGACGATTATCCTGCAGGAAATGTCTGCCCGACTCGGTCTCATGGGAAAGTTGAGCACGGGTGAGGCGCTGCGCGCGACCTTCGAGTCGCCGGTGGCGAAAGCGCTGATGATCACGCTCATTGTCGCGGCGATCGGCATCGGCGGCGCCGCTTATGCCGGAGGCGACACCACCGGCACCGCTTTGGCTCTGAGCTCGGTCACGGGGCTGAGCATCCCCTTGCTCGCCGGCATCATCGCCGCGATCATCGTCGGGCTGCTGCTCACCGGCAGCTACAAAGTGATCGAGAACGTCATGACGGGCCTCGTCGTGATCCTCGCGCTCATATTCCTTATCACTGCCATTTCCGTGAAACCGGATCTCGGGGAGATGTTCCGCGGGGCATTCGTGCCGAGCATTCCGGACGGCGCGGTGCTCACCGCGATCGCGCTCATCGGAACGACCGTGGTGCCCTACAACATCTTTCTCCACTCCAACCTCGTCCAGGAAAAGTGGGGCGATGAGCCGCAGGAGCAGGCGCTGAAGAAAGCCCGCGTGGACAACGTCATTTCCATCTCCGTCGGCGGCTTGATCACCCTCGCGATTCTGGCGACGGCCGCCGCGGTCATGTTCACCAAGGGGCTCGAAGCCGAGTCCGCGGCCGACCTGGCTGAGCCGCTGCGCCCCATGCTCGGTGACTTCGCTCCCTGGGCTTTGGCGATTGGCCTCTTCGCAGCCGGTCTGACGTCCGCTATTGCCGGCCCCCTCGGCGCGGCCTACGCGATCTGCGGTGTGCTCGGCTGGTCCTCGGATATGAAGGACAACAGGTTCCGGGCGATTTACCTGACAGTCGTCATCGTCGGTGCGATCATTGCCATCACCGGCGTGAACCCGATCCAGGTGATCATCCTCGCTCAAGCCGCGAACGGCATCCTGCTTCCGGTCGTCGCGTTCTTCCTGCTGTACACGATGAACAACAAGAAGCTTCTCGGTGAGCACGCCAATGGACTCGCCTCTAACATCTTCGGAGGAGCCATTTTCCTGGTCACCGTGGTGCTCGGCGGGTACTCGCTCTACAGCCTGTTCTAGATGGTGGCAGCCGCGTTAAACCGTGTATCCAACGATGAGCATCATGATGGCCATCGGGATACCGGCCGCGACAAGGGTCGCCGTGGTGTAACCCAGCACATCGCGGATTTTCATGCCGGCGACAGCGAGCATGGGCAGCGCCCAGAACGGCTGAATCATATTGGTCCACTGGTCGCCGTACGCGATCGCCATGATGGCCATCTCTGGTGACGCTCCCAACTGCTCTGCTGCATCGAGAAGGATCGGGCCCTGAACAGCGAGCTGGCCGCCGCCTGACGGGACAAAGAAATTCACAATGCCCGCAGAAATGAAGCCGAGAACGCCCAGTGTCTCCGGTGTGGCGACAGCGACGATGGAGTTGGACAGAATCGCCGCCAGACCAGTCGTGGTCATGATGCCCATGATGCCGGCGTACAGGGGGAACTGGAGGAGGATATCGCCGACATTCGACGCGGCTTCCTTGGTCAGCTGCGCGAGCTCGTGGGGGCTGCGGACAAGCAGGAAGATGAGCGTGAGGAACGTCCAGTTCACAATGTTCAGCGTGACGCTACCCCCGTTGACGAAGTGGACAACGAGGTAGGCGAGCAACGCCAATCCGGTGACGAGGGTGAGGATGCGCGAAGCATCGATGCGGTCAGCGGTGGTGTCCCGAGGGGCTGGTGCCTGCTCTTTCTCCACCAGTTCTGCCACCGTGTCGTCCTTGATCAGGTGAGAGCTCTGCACCTCGCGGGGTGCGATGAAGTAGAGCACCAATGCCACGCAGGCGAGAGTGACCACGATGGTGGTCAAGTTCCACCAGGAAAACAGCGTGTCGGACAGGGGAATGGTCCGCCCCAACTGCTTGGCAATGAACGACCCGTCCGTTGCCGCAGTGAGCTGGGCGGAGCCGGAGTAACCCATGTGCCAGACGACCATCGCCGAGTACGCCGAAGCAATCAGCATGGGAAAACTAATGCTCTGTCCACGCTGGTGGAACTGAACCGCGATGTTCTTGGCCAAGATGGCACCGAGCATGAGGCCCAGTCCCCACGAGAACAGCATCGCCATCGCCGTCACTCCGAAAAGGAAGAGGTAGGCCGCCATTGGCTTCTTCGGCACTGTTGCAAGAGACCTGAGCAGGGTGCTCACTGCGCTGGTTCCAGCCAGGATTGACCCAAGTAGCAGCACAAGGGCCATCTGTGTCATGAACTCGAGAAGCCCGGACAGGCCGTTGCCCCATCCGGTAACGACATCCACTGGCCCCGCGTCGGTGAACACGAGGGCCATGATCGCCACGATGGCCGTGAGCACGATCGCGAAAGTGAGGGCAGAGGGGGTGTATTCCTCGATGAGCCGGTTGATCGGCCGCATGGCGCGTGCGAAGAACGGGTCTCGAGAGGGGGTCGCCGCTTCGCCTCGCTGAACAGTCGTAGTCACAGTGTCCTCCATCATCAAAAGCGCAAAATATGGGCTGCGTCACATTATGCCCAATTGATTTTGGAAGTAAAGCTACTTTCTAAGAAAAACTAAATGTGGGGAGCCGACGGCGCAGCGGATTTAGGTGCGCCCGCGCCCAAATTCGCGGATGACCCGCTCGACGTAGCTGCGGGGATCGTCGGCGTTCATGATGCCGCGGACGATGGCGACACCGTCCACGCCGGTGCGGGCGAGGTCAGCGGCATCGTTGACAGTGACGTCGCCTATGGCGACGATAGGGAGCTTTGAGCTATCGACGAGAGCAGGGTACCCCTCGAGCCCGAGTGGTTCGCGGCCGGAATCTTTCGTGGGTGTTGCTCGGAACGGACCGGCGCCGATGTAGTCGATGACGTCTGCGTACGAGTTCGCGTTCTCGACGAGGTCGAGGGTGCCCGTTGTCAGACCGATGATCGCGTCCGGGCCCAGTAGTTCGCGCGCGACGCGGGGATCGAGATCGTCTTGGCCGATGTGCACCCCGGCGATGCCGTGGGGTTTGAGGGCTAGGGCGACGTCGACGCGGTCGTCGATAAGCACGTGCGTTGCGGGGTTCGCGTCGCGCACGGCGGTGACGACGGCGCGGGCGAGGTCGTAGAGGTCCCGCGCGGCAATTGGCTTGCTACGCACCTGGATCAAGCCCGCGCCGCCGAGGGCGGCCGCGCGGGAAGTTTCAACGATGTGGGCGGGTTCACCCTGGCCGGTGATGAAGTAGCAGCGGAGGTCGAGAGAATCAGTTGTCACGCAGCGCCTCAATCAACTCGTCTTTGGTCATGTCGGAGCGGCCGGCGATGTCGAGCTCCTGGGCGCGCGCGTACAGTTCGTCCTTTGTCCAGTCGTCGTACGAGCCGGACTCGCCGCCTTTCGCGCTCACCTTCGAGCGTGACGAGTTGGCGGCGGCGTTGGCGATCGCCGCTGCTTTAGACTTCGAGTTGCCCTCCTCGCGGAGCTTCTCGTAGAGCTCGCCGTCTTTGACAGAGGGTCCGCCGGGCGTGTTCTCGGGATGTGCGTCCTTGGCCATGCCCGCAATTCTATGGCCAACACACGCTGCGGTAAGCGGGAAAGATGGCAGAGTGATGGCACGCTGGGGATGGTCTTGGACCGGAGTGTCCGAGGATGAACAAAAGGGGTGCGCAATGCGACGTGGAAGAAGGGTCGCTGCCGTCACGGCAGTGTTGGCATCGGCGCTCGCGGCCGTGAGCTCACCCGCGGTCGCGCAAGCCCAGATGGACCCGAACTATCACTGGCGCAACGACCCGCTGACCAAGGTGATGGCCGGCAAGCCGTTCGTGGACCGGGTGCTGCACCGCGTGTCGGGATCGTGGTTCGATGCGGCGCCTGTTTCACCGGGAGCGCAAGACGCGCTGCGGCGGGGCAAGTCTCTGTACGGCCCGGGCGCCCCGCTCTACGTGGGCGACTTCAGTATGTGCACCGCGGCGGCGGTGGGCACCGACAGCGCGGGGCGGATGGTGGCCATCACGGCGGGCCACTGCGGCCACCTGGGGGAGCCGGTCGCGGCGGCTGACTCGCTGCAAGCGGGCTGGTCGGGACGGATTGCCCGGAAGAACGACGCGCTCGACTACGCCGTCATCGAACTGGGCCCGAACGCGGAACTCACCGCGAGCTACAACGGTACGACGGTGCGTTCCGCCGGCGGTCGCGCCAACCCAGGCGAGGTGGTGTGCAAGAACGGTTACGCGTCGGGCGCGACGTGCGGAGCTGTGCTCGGCGCGGACTCCCAGCGCCACTTCACGCACCTGTGCGCGATGGCGGGGGATTCCGGCGCACCGGTTTATAGCGGTGAGCGCCTCGTGGGCATGGTCAGCGGCGGGCTGCTTCCGCCGGGACTCAACCTGCAGTGCAAGACGCCGCTGCAAGGCGCGCTGCACGCACCGACGGTGGTCACCAACATCGACGCGGTCATCGCGGACATGAACTCCGTGCCGGGAGTGGGGCAGGGGTTCGTCCTGGCGCGCTAGTTGCGCAGCCGGCCGAGCACTTCGTCGTGAAGC containing:
- a CDS encoding ABC transporter ATP-binding protein → MIETQNVSKHFGSVKAVEDVSLSIGRGEIVGLLGRNGAGKTTLVDLILGLTKPTSGTVRVADMTPAQAIRDARIGAVMQTGGLLDTVTVKDTLAMINSTHRDSIGVEAAIEQANLTKIQNRRVGKCSGGEQQRIRFAIALLGKPDILILDEPTTGMDATSRHEFWDTMRAQAHSGRTIIFSTHYLEEAENLAERIIVLDHGQVIADGPTDQLTADANKKRVTAQSSQGLIDVTTSDADSYARKLLTETDAHDLTITRTSLEDSFVALTSDKEQP
- a CDS encoding short-chain fatty acid transporter, which gives rise to MTTTVQRGEAATPSRDPFFARAMRPINRLIEEYTPSALTFAIVLTAIVAIMALVFTDAGPVDVVTGWGNGLSGLLEFMTQMALVLLLGSILAGTSAVSTLLRSLATVPKKPMAAYLFLFGVTAMAMLFSWGLGLMLGAILAKNIAVQFHQRGQSISFPMLIASAYSAMVVWHMGYSGSAQLTAATDGSFIAKQLGRTIPLSDTLFSWWNLTTIVVTLACVALVLYFIAPREVQSSHLIKDDTVAELVEKEQAPAPRDTTADRIDASRILTLVTGLALLAYLVVHFVNGGSVTLNIVNWTFLTLIFLLVRSPHELAQLTKEAASNVGDILLQFPLYAGIMGIMTTTGLAAILSNSIVAVATPETLGVLGFISAGIVNFFVPSGGGQLAVQGPILLDAAEQLGASPEMAIMAIAYGDQWTNMIQPFWALPMLAVAGMKIRDVLGYTTATLVAAGIPMAIMMLIVGYTV
- a CDS encoding thiamine phosphate synthase, producing MTTDSLDLRCYFITGQGEPAHIVETSRAAALGGAGLIQVRSKPIAARDLYDLARAVVTAVRDANPATHVLIDDRVDVALALKPHGIAGVHIGQDDLDPRVARELLGPDAIIGLTTGTLDLVENANSYADVIDYIGAGPFRATPTKDSGREPLGLEGYPALVDSSKLPIVAIGDVTVNDAADLARTGVDGVAIVRGIMNADDPRSYVERVIREFGRGRT
- a CDS encoding ABC-2 transporter permease; translation: MTTLKFALHNLKRLKSDASSLFFNIVLPVILYLIFGAAQQYSGDELGNGNVAAFVMLGMALYAGISGAVSQSSLVVVEHNSGWGRQLALTPLTNMQIAVARLLVIIVNVVLPVAAVFLTGALVDAEMDASAWFWSFLITVGVSLPFGFYGLVWAQSLKSLTAVSIAATSVTLLAFAGNTLFPLTSNLIDFSRFTPMYGATMLSRWPVAEGLQLIQDEPYEITDPLWQPVLSIIAWTVIFAVISLALDSREKGRA
- a CDS encoding ectoine synthase; amino-acid sequence: MFTRSRDEVEKVEWGGGTSERVVTAKDNMGFAIAHTVVRAGTESKLQYRNHLEACYCIGGSGEVEDTEGNVYPITPGTVYVLDEHDAHYLRGGKDEDLILVSVFNPAITGDEKHELTADGFSSY
- a CDS encoding Nramp family divalent metal transporter — encoded protein: MSTTVESHGKRGKRKSGWLGPGLLISASFIGPGTVTTATVTGASYGFALTWTIVFSIVATIILQEMSARLGLMGKLSTGEALRATFESPVAKALMITLIVAAIGIGGAAYAGGDTTGTALALSSVTGLSIPLLAGIIAAIIVGLLLTGSYKVIENVMTGLVVILALIFLITAISVKPDLGEMFRGAFVPSIPDGAVLTAIALIGTTVVPYNIFLHSNLVQEKWGDEPQEQALKKARVDNVISISVGGLITLAILATAAAVMFTKGLEAESAADLAEPLRPMLGDFAPWALAIGLFAAGLTSAIAGPLGAAYAICGVLGWSSDMKDNRFRAIYLTVVIVGAIIAITGVNPIQVIILAQAANGILLPVVAFFLLYTMNNKKLLGEHANGLASNIFGGAIFLVTVVLGGYSLYSLF
- a CDS encoding S1 family peptidase, giving the protein MRRGRRVAAVTAVLASALAAVSSPAVAQAQMDPNYHWRNDPLTKVMAGKPFVDRVLHRVSGSWFDAAPVSPGAQDALRRGKSLYGPGAPLYVGDFSMCTAAAVGTDSAGRMVAITAGHCGHLGEPVAAADSLQAGWSGRIARKNDALDYAVIELGPNAELTASYNGTTVRSAGGRANPGEVVCKNGYASGATCGAVLGADSQRHFTHLCAMAGDSGAPVYSGERLVGMVSGGLLPPGLNLQCKTPLQGALHAPTVVTNIDAVIADMNSVPGVGQGFVLAR
- a CDS encoding DUF7218 family protein; the encoded protein is MAKDAHPENTPGGPSVKDGELYEKLREEGNSKSKAAAIANAAANSSRSKVSAKGGESGSYDDWTKDELYARAQELDIAGRSDMTKDELIEALRDN
- a CDS encoding cation transporter, producing the protein MNTDRIRRAVLIVALLNLLYFFIEFAAAVMIGSASLFADSADFLEDTAINLLVFFAVARPASRRRKAGSVLAALILIPAIAAIVMVVTKILNPEPPSAEGLTAVAFGALVVNVICAVILLRLRDEGSSLATGAWLAARNDALANLLIILAGLLTFVWPTAWFDIVVGAIIAVVNLSAAKEVWEESREEHDSVEEAFADMED